A section of the Humulus lupulus chromosome 2, drHumLupu1.1, whole genome shotgun sequence genome encodes:
- the LOC133814432 gene encoding uncharacterized protein LOC133814432, with protein sequence MCNHVWSTSLYPWTIMVSRRLQVAGETFNKMAPSKICGDSDVEDLLKELYKAKEVIPLYVCVKKNNDKGKMKLVNDGDGDGFTGDDVEFGCDDDVTILGVIEASQNSGRHDGSDFKVGQHFVSKDDLSYYLSIIAINGRFEMRTTKSTKSVKEVRCIVKIAHGEQASSRVIGSCVQGHFKNSKDPLNPRSLAGFMPEEMKVQVSYWKVWKGKQWAQNLIRGTAKENFSLLPPYCHMLKRANPSIVTHIELDLENKFKYFFMALGVAIRGFTYMRKVIGIDATWIKTKHKGVLLVATTQDSEYHTYPIAWGLVDSENNASWTWFLEKLKDLIPDSSDLCFIYDRHQIIKHEVRHVYVMASHGACYWHVKQNIKHRFKSDAGTKLYKKAAIAYCIEEFNKHFDQLRKIYPRVAKYLENDVKFRKWSRAHFGGNQYKVMTTNIVESVNNLM encoded by the exons ATGTGCAACCAT GTATGGAGCACATCTTTATATCCATGGACTATAATGGTGAGTAGAAGATTACAG GTGGCTGGTGAAACATTCAACAAGATGGCACCAAGTAAGATTTGTGGTGATTCTGATGTAGAGGATCTGTTGAAGGAGTTGTACAAAGCTAAAGAAGTGATTCCTTTGTATGTGTGTGTCAAAAAGAATAATGATAAAGGAAAGATGAAGCTTGTcaatgatggtgatggtgatggatTCACTGGTGATGATGTTGAATTTGGTTGTGATGATGATGTTACTATTTTGGGTGTCAT AGAAGCAAGTCAAAATAGTGGCAGACATGATGGATCTGATTTTAAAGTGGGTCAACATTTTGTGAGTAAGGATGATTTGAGTTATTATCTTAGCATCATTGCCATCAATGGGAGATTTGAAATGCGAACAACCAAATCAACCAAGTCTGTAAAGGAGGTTCGTTGTATAGTGAAAATTGCTCATGGAGA ACAAGCATCCAGTCGTGTTATTGGTTCTTGTGTACAGGGACACTTTAAGAATAGTAAGGACCCACTCAACCCAAGAAGCCTCGCAGGATTCATGCCTGAGGAAATGAAAGTTCAAGTCAGTTATTGGAAAGTTTGGAAAGGAAAACAATGGGCTCAAAATTTGATTAGAGGAACGGCCAAAGAAAATTTTTCCTTGCTCCCTCCGTATTGTCACATGTTGAAGCGGGCAAATCCAAGTATAGTAACCCACATTGAACTTGATTTAGAAAATAAGTTCAAGTACTTTTTTATGGCTTTAGGTGTGGCCATAAGAGGGTTCACTTACATGAGGAAAGTAATTGGTATTGATGCGACTTGGATCAAAACTAAGCATAAGGGTGTGTTATTAGTAGCAACTACACAAGATAGTGAATATCATACTTACCCCATTGCATGGGGTTTGGTTGACAGTGAGAATAATGCTTCATGGACATGGTTCTTAGAGAAGTTGAAGGATTTGATACCTGATAGCTCAGACTTATGTTTTATTTATGATAGACATCAAATTATCAAACATGAAGTTCGTCATGTTTATGTTATGGCTTCTCATGGGGCATGTTATTGGCATGTAAAACAGAATATAAAACACCGTTTCAAAAGTGATGCAGGGACTAAATTGTATAAGAAAGCTGCAATAGCGTACTGTATCGAAGAGTTTAATAAACACTTCGACCAACTTCGCAAAATATATCCACGTGTCGCTAAGTATCTTGAGAATGATGTCAAGTTCAGAAAGTGGTCTAGAGCACATTTTGGTGGTAATCAATATAAAGTCATGACCACTAACATAGTTGAGTCAGTGAACAATTTGATGTGA